The Trichoderma atroviride chromosome 5, complete sequence genome contains a region encoding:
- a CDS encoding uncharacterized protein (EggNog:ENOG41~TransMembrane:1 (i128-150o)), whose product MSYRRFIFPPKMEENQHLVHHDAAIKTPNPSTSPTSIVFNAQPFGGGPGATLTAVMPYLRSRLKSLGPIALHYVGSSLTMDLQKLTEAKWDGIHNVDLYTNPDMGKKKLVSLLQHLKPRLVVTAMDELVAAAAQMAGIPVVIIDLLLWFWPSISPHWRQAELVIAAEFYGVQERITSEKLTNVVTVSPLGPPARTTRDPSSGVLLNFGGMINPLMPNEEYIAYSRLIYNTARRAIYLRNAALPESQRAKLTVLVASLDVAQGIDPEDPDAARMVLPDEALKLMALSELTFCTAGLGNLYAAGAVANQVLLLPPLHEGHAIQTHLIQKAGVPVDAIEWHELTGRAPIDYYRDSLEVMGNVSKAQSEVIGSPKAQAALVNRMLAAMLRSASTGALAQDPPLRMLINEFGQDDGDAMAAQIMDVLARV is encoded by the coding sequence ATGTCGTATCGTCGCTTCATCTTCCCgcccaagatggaagaaaaccAGCATCTAGTCCATCACGATGCCGCCATCAAAACTCCCAATCCATCTACATCACCTACAAGTATCGTCTTCAATGCTCAGCCCTTTGGAGGCGGGCCTGGTGCCACTCTCACAGCCGTCATGCCATATTTGCGAAGCCGACTAAAGTCCCTTGGGCCCATAGCTCTGCATTATGTCGGATCGAGTCTTACAATGGACTTGCAGAAGCTCACAGAGGCCAAGTGGGACGGAATACACAATGTTGACTTGTACACAAATCCGGACatgggaaaaaagaagctcgTTTCTCTCCTGCAGCACTTGAAGCCACGGCTCGTTGTGACAGCCATGGATGAacttgttgctgctgcggctcaGATGGCCGGGATTCCAGTGGTCATCATCGACCTGTTGCTCTGGTTCTGGCCCAGCATTTCTCCCCATTGGCGACAGGCCGAGTTGGTGATTGCTGCAGAATTCTACGGTGTCCAGGAGCGCATCACCAGCGAGAAGTTGACCAATGTCGTTACTGTCTCGCCACTTGGACCGCCTGCGAGAACTACTCGAGATCCCTCTTCTGGTGTTCTTCTCAACTTCGGAGGCATGATCAACCCTCTTATGCCAAATGAAGAGTACATCGCCTACTCCCGTCTTATATACAACACTGCTCGGCGCGCTATCTATCTGCGCAACGCCGCGCTCCCAGAATCTCAACGTGCCAAGTTGACAGTGTTAGTCGCCAGCCTCGACGTGGCGCAAGGCATCGACCCCGAAGACCCAGACGCAGCTCGCATGGTCCTGCCAGACGAGGCTCTCAAGCTGATGGCTTTGTCAGAGCTAACATTTTGCACTGCAGGGCTGGGCAATCTGTATGCTGCCGGCGCTGTTGCGAATCAagttctgctgctgccgcctctACACGAGGGCCACGCAATACAGACTCACCTGATTCAGAAAGCCGGTGTCCCTGTAGATGCCATAGAGTGGCACGAACTGACGGGTAGAGCGCCCATCGACTACTACCGCGACTCGCTAGAAGTCATGGGCAACGTCAGCAAAGCGCAGAGCGAAGTCATCGGCAGTCCAAAAGCACAGGCAGCCCTGGTCAATCGAATGCTGGCGGCCATGCTGCGTTCAGCTTCAACAGGGGCTTTGGCGCAGGACCCGCCTCTGCGGATGCTCATCAACGAGTTTGGACAggatgacggcgatgccatgGCAGCTCAGATTATGGATGTATTGGCAAGAGTCTGA
- a CDS encoding uncharacterized protein (BUSCO:EOG092D00LL), giving the protein MSQLPPPPPPGWGPPPPPPPPSSSFPPPPSTPAPPAPPPPGYRPPADAHIAKFAQKKKEWLRSQRNRFGEKRKAGFVQTQKADMPPEHLRKIVKDIGDVSQKKYTNDKRSYLGALKFMPHAVLKLLENMPMPWESAREVKVLYHVNGCLTLVNEIPRVIEPVFFAQWAMMWTFMRKEKADRRLFKRMRFPPFDDEEPPLSWSENIEDVEPLEPIQMELNEDEDDAVYEWFYDHRPLLDTPHVNGPSYKGWNLTLPQMAALFRLSRPLISDVVDKNYFYLFDLKSLLTAKALNVALPGGPRFEPLYKDINPNDEDFGEFNAIDRIIFRNPIRTEFRVAFPYLYNSLPRSVHLAWHSHPQIVYNRIDDPDLPTFHFDRRINPISSRNVAPKNVEVSLEDELFGPGSNEEPEDDAFELPAGTEPFLADEEIDNEDTSAAIELWWAPYPFNRRSGKMVRAQDVPLIKQWYLEHPPADRPPVKVRVSYQKLLKNFVLNDLHKKKPKAQNNQNLLRSLKQTKFFQQTTIDWVEAGLQVCRQGFNMLNLLIHRKNLTYLHLDYNFNLKPVKTLTTKERKKSRFGNAFHLMREILRLTKLIVDAQVQYRLGNIDAFQLADGILYAFNHVGQLTGMYRYKYKLMHQIRTCKDLKHLIYYRFNSGPVGKGPGCGFWAPAWRVWLFFMRGIIPLLERWLGNLLSRQFEGRHSKGVAKTVTKQRVESHFDLELRASVMADLLDMMPEGIKQNKVNTVLQHLSEAWRCWKSNIPWKVPGLPAPIENIILRYVKSKADWWVSVAHYNRERIRRGATVDKTVAKKNVGRLTRLWLKAEQERQHNHMKDGPYVSSEEAVAIYTTTVHWLESRKFSPIPFPSVSYKHDTKILILALERLREAYSVKGRLNQSQREELALIEQAYDSPGTTLERIKRFLLTQRAFKEVNIDMNDNYSTINPVYDIEPIEKISDAYLDQYLWYQADQRHLFPAWIKPSDSEVPPLLVYKWAQGINNLGQVWETENGECNVMIETELSKVYEKMELTLLNSLLRLIMDHNLADYITAKNNVQLTYKDMNHVNSYGMIRGLQFSAFVFQYYGLVLDLLLLGPQRASEIAGPPQSPNDFLQFRDRETESRHPIRLYSRYIDKIWIFLRFTAEESRDLIQRFLTEQPDPNFENVIGYKSKKCWPRDSRMRLMRHDVNLGRAVFWDFKNRLPRSVTTIDWDDSFVSVYSRDNPNLLFSMCGFEVRILPKIRNQNEEFPVKDSVWSLVDNTTKERTAHAFLQVTEEDIQKFNNRIRQILMSSGSTTFTKIANKWNTALIALFTYYREAAVSTIELLDTIVKCETKIQTRVKIGLNSKMPSRFPPAVFYTPKELGGLGMISGSHILIPASDKRWSKQTDTGVTHYRAGMTHDEETLIPNIFRYIIPWEAEFIDSQRVWTEYSQKRLEANQQNRRLTLEDLEDSWDRGLPRINTLFQKDRSTLSFDKGFRARSEFKIYQLMKSNPFWWTSQRHDGKLWNLNAYRTDVIQALGGVETILEHTLFKATGFPSWEGLFWEKASGFEESMKFKKLTNAQRSGLNQIPNRRFTLWWSPTINRANVYVGFQVQLDLTGIFLHGKIPTLKISLIQIFRAHLWQKIHESVVMDLCQVFDQELESLGIETVQKETIHPRKSYKMNSSCADILLFASHKWNVTRPSLLYDTKDVIEPTTTNKFWVDVQLRYGDYDSHDIERYTRAKYLDYTTDSSSIYPSATGIMIGIDLAYNLYSAYGMYFPGLKVLIQQAMAKIMKANPALYVLRERIRKGLQLYASESNQEFLNSQNYSELFSNQTQLFIDDTNVYRVTIHKTFEGNLTTKPINGAIFIFNPRTGQLFLKIIHTSVWAGQKRLGQLAKWKTAEEVAALIRSLPVEEQPKQLIVTRKGLLDPLEVQLVDFPNISIRASELQLPFQAAMKVEKLGDMILRATEPQMVLFNLYDEWLKSISSYTAFSRLILILRALHVNPDKTKLILRPDKTVITLDHHIWPSLNDEDWIKVETQLRDLILNDYGKKNNVNVSSLTSTEVRDIILGMEISAPSMQRQQAAEIEKQQEEQKQLTAVTTKTQNVHGEEIIVTTTSQFEQQTFASKTEWRTRAIATSNLRTRAKNIYVSSADTDLDDVTYVMPNNILKKFITIADLRVQVAGYLYGVPAPDNDQVKEIKCIVMIPQIGGLRSVQLPQKLPQSEFLDGMEPLGVIHTLSGSELPYMSAADVTEHAKLLDTHEEWDKTNTVTVSVSFTPGSVSLSAWGLTPQGYKWGAENKDTQSDQPHGFTTTMGEKRKLLLSPRFRGFFLVPDDGKWNYSFMGSAFAGMEKKSVHVKLDTPLPFYSDHHRPVHFHSFAELEDIWVDRSDNFA; this is encoded by the coding sequence ATGTCGCAAttaccaccaccgccgccgcctggctGGGgccctcctccgccgcctcctcccccATCGTCATCTTTCCCACCTCCTCCGTCgactcctgctcctccagccccgccgccgcccggCTATCGACCTCCCGCCGACGCTCACATCGCAAAATTtgctcagaagaagaaggaatggCTTCGAAGCCAGCGAAATCGGTTCggcgagaagcgcaaggccGGCTTTGTTCAGACCCAAAAGGCTGACATGCCCCCCGAGCATCTGCGGAAAATCGTCAAGGATATCGGCGATGTCTCGCAGAAAAAGTACACAAACGACAAGCGAAGCTATCTCGGTGCATTGAAGTTCATGCCCCATGCGGTTCTGAAGCTTTTGGAGAACATGCCGATGCCCTGGGAATCTGCACGAGAGGTCAAGGTTTTGTACCATGTCAATGGTTGCCTTACCCTTGTCAACGAGATTCCTAGAGTCATCGAACCTGTCTTCTTTGCGCAGTGGGCCATGATGTGGACATTTATGcgaaaggaaaaggcagacCGAAGACTGTTTAAGCGTATGCGATTCCCGCCgtttgatgacgaggagccGCCGCTATCATGGTCAGAAAACATCGAAGACGTTGAGCCCCTCGAGCCTATTCAGATGGAGCTgaacgaggatgaggatgacgcAGTCTACGAATGGTTTTACGACCACCGGCCGCTGCTTGACACACCCCATGTTAATGGTCCAAGCTACAAGGGGTGGAACCTCACATTACCCCAGATGGCCGCCTTGTTCCGTCTTAGTCGACCTTTGATTTCCGATGTTGTGGATAAGAACTACTTCTATCTGTTCGATCTAAAGAGTCTGCTCACTGCCAAGGCGCTGAACGTTGCTTTGCCAGGAGGACCACGATTTGAGCCGTTATACAAGGATATCAACCCCAATGACGAAGACTTTGGTGAATTTAACGCCATCGACCGCATCATTTTCAGGAACCCCATTCGCACTGAATTCCGGGTTGCTTTCCCATACTTATACAATTCTCTCCCACGAAGCGTACACTTAGCATGGCACTCGCACCCCCAGATAGTGTATAACCGCATCGATGATCCGGACTTGCCTACATTTCATTTCGATCGTCGAATCAACCCAATCTCATCACGCAATGTGGCTCCTAAGAATGTTGAAGTATCTCTCGAAGATGAGCTTTTTGGGCCTGGAAGCAACGAAGAGCCCGAAGACGACGCTTTCGAGCTTCCTGCTGGAACGGAACCGTTCCTTGCTGATGAGGAAATAGACAATGAGGACACTTCTGCCGCCATTGAGCTCTGGTGGGCGCCATACCCATTCAACCGACGATCCGGCAAGATGGTTCGTGCCCAGGATGTGCCCCTGATTAAGCAGTGGTATCTGGAGCACCCTCCCGCAGACCGCCCTCCCGTCAAGGTCCGCGTTTCCTATCAGAAGCTGCTCAAGAACTTCGTCCTCAACGACCTacacaagaagaagcccaaggctCAGAACAACCAGAATCTGCTCAGATCTTTGAAGCAGACCAAGTTCTTCCAACAGACCACCATCGACTGGGTGGAGGCTGGTCTCCAAGTCTGTCGCCAAGGTTTCAACATGCTCAACCTGTTGATTCACCGAAAGAACCTTACCTATCTCCATCTTGATTACAACTTCAATTTGAAGCCCGTCAAAACCCTTACCACAAAGGAGCGAAAGAAGTCCCGTTTCGGAAACGCTTTCCACTTGATGCGTGAAATCTTGCGACTGACCAAGCTGATTGTGGATGCTCAAGTTCAATACCGACTCGGCAACATTGACGCTTTCCAATTGGCTGATGGTATCCTCTACGCCTTTAACCACGTCGGACAGCTTACGGGAATGTACCGTTACAAGTACAAGCTTATGCACCAGATCCGAACCTGCAAGGATTTGAAGCATCTCATCTACTATAGATTCAATTCTGGTCCTGTCGGAAAGGGTCCTGGCTGTGGTTTCTGGGCTCCTGCGTGGAGAGTGTGGCTGTTCTTCATGCGTGGTATCATCCCTCTTCTCGAGAGATGGCTTGGAAACTTGCTTTCTCGTCAGTTCGAAGGACGGCACAGCAAGGGTGTCGCAAAGACGGTCACCAAGCAGCGTGTCGAGTCTCACTTTGATCTTGAGCTCCGTGCTTCTGTCATGGCTGACCTTTTGGACATGATGCCCGAGGGTATCAAGCAGAACAAGGTCAACACTGTGCTTCAGCACCTTTCTGAGgcatggcgctgctggaagagtAACATTCCGTGGAAGGTGCCTGGATTGCCCGCTCCTATCGAGAATATTATTCTGCGATATGTGAAATCCAAGGCCGACTGGTGGGTTTCTGTTGCTCATTACAACCGTGAGCGTATTCGCCGCGGTGCCACCGTCGATAAGACTGTTGCCAAGAAGAACGTTGGTCGTCTGACTCGACTCTGGCTCAAAGCAGAGCAAGAGCGACAGCATAACCACATGAAGGACGGTCCGTACGTCTCGTCAGAAGAGGCTGTCGCCATCTACACCACGACTGTCCACTGGCTAGAGTCTCGCAAGTTTTCGCCTATTCCGTTCCCTAGTGTTTCCTACAAACACGATACCAAGATTCTGATCCTGGCGCTGGAGCGATTGAGAGAAGCTTACTCAGTTAAGGGTCGTCTCAACCAGAGCCAGCGTGAAGAGCTTGCTCTCATTGAGCAGGCATATGATAGTCCTGGCACAACTCTGGAACGCATCAAGCGATTTTTGCTAACGCAGCGAGCGTTCAAGGAGGTCAACATCGACATGAACGACAACTACAGCACGATCAACCCTGTATACGATATTGAGCCCATTGAAAAGATTAGCGATGCCTATCTTGACCAGTATCTGTGGTACCAGGCTGACCAGAGACACCTTTTCCCTGCTTGGATCAAGCCTTCTGACTCTGAAGTCCCTCCATTGTTGGTCTACAAGTGGGCTCAGGGCATTAACAATCTGGGCCAAGTTTGGGAGACTGAAAATGGCGAATGCAACGTCATGATTGAGACTGAGCTATCCAAGGTTTAcgagaagatggaattgACACTGCTCAACTCTCTTCTCAGACTGATTATGGACCACAATCTTGCTGACTACATTACGGCGAAGAACAATGTTCAGCTCACCTACAAAGACATGAACCACGTCAACAGCTACGGTATGATCCGTGGTCTCCAGTTTTCTGCCTTTGTCTTCCAATACTATGGTCTTGTTCTTgatttgcttctgcttggccCTCAGCGAGCCAGTGAAATCGCCGGACCACCACAGAGCCCCAACGATTTCTTGCAGTTCCGCGATCGCGAAACGGAGAGCAGACACCCGATCCGACTGTACAGCCGATATATCGACAAGATTTGGATCTTCCTTCGATTTACAGCCGAAGAATCACGAGATCTTATTCAGCGATTCCTTACTGAGCAGCCAGATCCCAACTTTGAGAATGTTATCGGATATAAGAGCAAGAAGTGCTGGCCCCGTGATTCTCGTATGCGCTTGATGCGACATGACGTTAACCTTGGACGGGCTGTGTTCTGGGACTTCAAGAACCGTTTGCCACGATCCGTCACCACGATTGACTGGGATGACAGCTTTGTCAGTGTTTACAGTCGTGACAACCCCAACCTGCTCTTCTCAATGTGCGGATTTGAAGTCCGGATTCTGCCTAAGATCAGAAACCAGAATGAAGAATTCCCCGTCAAAGACAGCGTTTGGTCTCTCGTTGATAATACGACCAAGGAGAGGACGGCACACGCATTCTTGCAAGTCACCGAGGAAGATATTCAAAAGTTCAACAACCGTATCCGACAAATCCTCATGTCATCTGGTTCGACAACCTTTACCAAGATTGCCAACAAGTGGAACACTGCGTTGATTGCGTTGTTTACGTATTACCGTGAAGCTGCGGTCTCTACCATCGAGCTCCTGGATACGATTGTCAAATGCGAGACCAAGATCCAGACGCGAGTCAAGATTGGACTGAACTCCAAGATGCCTTCTCGTTTCCCTCCCGCCGTTTTCTACACCCCCAAGGAGCTTGGTGGATTGGGAATGATTTCTGGCTCTCACATCCTTATCCCAGCCAGTGATAAGCGTTGGTCAAAGCAGACCGACACGGGAGTCACCCACTACAGAGCTGGTATGACGCATGACGAAGAGACATTAATTCCCAACATTTTCCGATACATCATCCCATGGGAGGCAGAATTTATTGATTCTCAGCGTGTCTGGACTGAATACTCCCAGAAGCGTTTGGAAGCCAACCAGCAGAACCGACGTCTCACGCTGGAAGATTTGGAGGATAGCTGGGATCGTGGTTTGCCAAGAATCAACACTCTGTTCCAAAAGGATCGAAGCACCCTTAGCTTCGACAAAGGTTTCCGCGCTCGCTCCGAGTTCAAGATTTACCAACTCATGAAGAGCAATCCGTTCTGGTGGACGAGCCAGCGACACGACGGCAAGCTGTGGAACCTCAATGCTTACCGAACTGATGTCATCCAAGCATTGGGTGGTGTTGAGACCATCCTTGAGCACACTCTCTTCAAGGCTACCGGTTTCCCATCTTGGGAAGGTCTTTTCTGGGAAAAGGCTTCTGGTTTTGAAGAATCCATGAAGTTCAAGAAGCTCACCAACGCCCAGCGATCCGGTCTGAACCAGATTCCCAACCGTCGTTTCACCCTCTGGTGGTCTCCAACCATCAACAGAGCCAACGTCTACGTCGGTTTCCAGGTCCAGCTTGATCTTACTGGTATCTTCTTGCACGGAAAGATTCCCACTCTGAAGATCTCCCTCATCCAGATCTTCCGTGCTCACTTGTGGCAGAAGATTCACGAATCAGTGGTAATGGATCTTTGTCAAGTATTTGATCAGGAATTGGAATCTCTCGGCATTGAGACTGTTCAAAAAGAGACCATCCACCCTCGTAAATCTTACAAGATGAACAGCTCTTGTGCTGATATTCTACTCTTTGCCAGCCACAAGTGGAATGTTACTCGTCCTTCGCTGCTGTATGATACCAAGGACGTCATTGAGCCCACAACGACCAACAAGTTCTGGGTTGATGTGCAGCTACGATATGGTGACTACGACTCTCACGACATTGAGCGATATACGCGTGCCAAGTATCTCGACTACACGACCGATAGCTCCAGCATTTACCCCTCTGCTACAGGTATCATGATTGGTATTGATTTGGCATACAACTTGTACTCGGCCTACGGAATGTATTTCCCTGGTTTGAAGGTACTCATTCAGcaagccatggccaagatcaTGAAGGCCAACCCTGCCTTGTACGTCCTTCGAGAGCGTATCCGTAAGGGTCTGCAGCTGTATGCTTCTGAAAGCAACCAGGAATTCTTGAACTCGCAGAATTACTCGGAGCTCTTCAGCAACCAGACccagctcttcatcgacgATACCAACGTGTACCGTGTGACTATCCACAAGACATTCGAAGGAAACTTGACCACCAAGCCTATCAACggtgccatcttcatctttaaCCCGCGAACTGGTCAGTTGTTCTTGAAGATCATCCACACCAGTGTTTGGGCAGGTCAGAAACGTCTTGGACAGCTTGCCAAATGGAAGACGGCAGAAGAAGTGGCGGCATTGATTCGTTCGCTCCCCGTTGAAGAACAGCCCAAGCAACTGATTGTCACCCGAAAGGGTCTGCTGGACCCTCTCGAAGTCCAGTTGGTGGACTTCCCCAACATTTCTATTCGTGCCTccgagctgcagcttcctTTCCAGGCGGCCATGAAGGTTGAGAAATTGGGAGACATGATTTTGCGAGCGACAGAGCCCCAAATGGTACTGTTCAACCTGTACGATGAGTGGTTGAAGAGCATCTCCTCGTACACAGCGTTCTCTCGTCTTATCCTCATTCTGCGTGCTCTGCATGTCAACCCTGACAAGACGAAGCTCATCCTACGACCAGACAAGACTGTTATCACCCTGGATCATCACATCTGGCCTTCACTAAACGATGAAGATTGGATCAAGGTTGAAACTCAACTGCGAGATCTCATTCTGAACGATTATGGCAAGAAGAATAACGTCAATGTGTCCAGTTTGACAAGTACCGAGGTCCGTGATATCATTCTTGGTATGGAGATTTCTGCACCATCGATGCAGAGACAGCAGGCTGCCGAGatcgagaagcagcaagaagagcagaagcagctgacGGCCGTCACGACCAAAACGCAAAACGTCCACGGCGAAGAGATCATTGTCACTACCACCTCTCAGTTTGAACAGCAAACATTTGCTTCCAAGACCGAATGGCGCACCAGAGCTATCGCGACATCGAACTTGCGGACAAGAGCCAAGAACATCTACGTGTCGTCAGCGGATACTGACCTGGATGATGTCACGTATGTCATGCCCAACAACATCCTGAAGAAGTTTATCACGATTGCGGATCTGCGAGTCCAGGTGGCTGGCTACCTTTATGGTGTCCCGGCCCCTGATAATGACCAAGTCAAGGAGATTAAATGTATCGTTATGATCCCGCAGATTGGCGGCCTTCGTAGCGTGCAGCTTCCGCAGAAGCTACCCCAGAGTGAGTTCCTGGACGGTATGGAGCCACTTGGTGTCATCCACACACTATCGGGTAGCGAACTTCCATACATGTCTGCGGCAGATGTGACTGAACACGCCAAGTTGCTGGATACACACGAAGAGTGGGACAAGACGAACACGGTCACGGTGTCTGTTTCGTTTACTCCTGGCAGCGTTTCCTTGTCTGCTTGGGGATTGACACCTCAAGGTTACAAATGGGGAGCTGAAAACAAGGACACGCAGAGCGACCAACCTCATGGTTTCACCACAACCATGGGAGAGAAGCGAAAACTTCTGCTGAGTCCCAGGTTCAGAGGCTTCTTCCTTGTCCCAGATGATGGCAAGTGGAACTATAGCTTCATGGGCAGTGCTTTTGCAGGAATGGAAAAGAAGTCGGTTCACGTCAAGCTGGACACGCCGCTGCCCTTTTACAGCGACCACCACCGACCTGTGCACTTCCACAGCTTTGCAGAGCTGGAAGATATCTGGGTCGACCGATCGGACAACTTTGCCTAA
- a CDS encoding uncharacterized protein (EggNog:ENOG41~TransMembrane:1 (i32-52o)), translating into MAHLNVKPDPALLKLEAMNKARHRYFRFTGRTARISIIYMAVVPAIFGWAAYKTDGLWDLRAKRKGDTCYEK; encoded by the exons atggcgcaCCTTA ACGTCAAGCCGGACCCGGCTCTTCTGAAGCTGGAAG CGATGAACAAGGCTCGTCACCGCTACTTCCGTTTCACGGGCAGAACCGCCAGAATCAGCATCATCTACATGGCCGTCGTCCCCGCCATCTTCGGCTGGGCCGCATACAAGACAGAC GGCCTTTGGGATCTCCGAGCGAAGCGAAAGGGCGACACATGCTACGAGAAATAA
- a CDS encoding uncharacterized protein (BUSCO:EOG092D3HV9) yields the protein MDFAALMNKELSKSKSSKSSAPDEKKYLKRSEVEAERKATYLAEQKALEAERASKAEAKRKREEEVAAENALREDKRRKLAEESRKRQQEKEFEEEQARRKRLGLPELVRGDENGDEKNGDAADDIPDDELKEKLRALGHPAILFGESHAARLRRHKKLTTVLTKGPIPTTLQLVEEKDMKVDGTLPKDKEGRQWLYRQLASYFTMVLTAYEKAMEEEKRETSNSKMAYSAMVQTRENMKPLFRKFESGDLDDSLLQPIIEIVQALQERRYVDANDGYLRLSIGKAAWPIGVTMVGIHERSAREKLHDGEKGHVMGDEVTRKYLQSIKRCLTFAQVRWPPEDLRQLMG from the exons atggACTTCGCGGCCCTCATGAACAAAGAGCtatccaaatccaaatccTCCAAGTCCTCCGCCCCCGACGAAAAGAAATACCTCAAGCGCTCCGAAGTAGAAGCCGAACGCAAAGCCACCTACCTAGCCGAGCAAAAGGCCCTCGAAGCCGAACGCGCATCCAAGGCCGAAGCGAAGCGCAAGCGCGAGGAGGAAGTCGCCGCCGAAAACGCCCTTCGCGAGGACAAGCGCCGCAAACTTGCCGAAGAATCGCGCAAGAGGCAACAAGAGAAGGAAttcgaagaagagcaggctaggaggaagaggctcgGCCTGCCGGAACTCGTCAGGGGCGATGAAAACGGCGACGAGAAGAACGGCGACGCGGCAGACGATATCCCAGATGACGAGCTGAAAGAGAAACTCAGGGCGCTGGGACACCCGGCGATATTATTTGGGGAATCACATGCAGCGCGGCTGAGACGGCATAAGAAGCTCACTACGGTGTTGACAAAGGGACCTATACCGACGACGCTgcagctggtggaggagaaggacaTGAAGGTCGACGGCACGCTGCcaaaggacaaggagggcCGCCAGTGGCTGTACAGACAGCTGGCCAGTTACTTTACCATGGTGCTCACGGCATACGAAAAGGcaatggaggaagagaagcggGAGacgagcaacagcaagatGGCCTACAGCGCCATGGTCCAAACCCGCGAAAACATGAAGCCA CTCTTCCGCAAGTTCGAATCCGGCGACCTCGACGACTCCCTCCTCCAACCCATCATCGAAATCGTCCAAGCCCTCCAGGAGCGCCGCTACGTCGACGCCAACGACGGCTACCTCCGCCTCAGCATCGGAAAAGCAGCCTGGCCCATTGGAGTCACCATGGTGGGTATCCACGAGCGAAGTGCGCGTGAGAAGCTGCACGATGGAGAAAAGGGCCACGTCATGGGCGACGAGGTGACGCGAAAATACCTGCAGAGCATTAAGCGCTGTCTTACCTTTGCGCAGGTGCGGTGGCCGCCCGAGGATTTGAGGCAGTTGATGGGGTGA